The following are from one region of the Bradyrhizobium sediminis genome:
- a CDS encoding efflux RND transporter periplasmic adaptor subunit, giving the protein MFALVTLSACEQNSFVPPPPPKVDVGVPALRSITRFLEATGNTAPIKSVDLVARVQGFLQSIDYQDGNFVKQGTTLFTIEPETYKLKLEQAQAAEAGAQASLKQAESDFKRQSELVSRQVVSQATLDTSTSSRDNAQANLAQAQVNTRIAQVNYGYTTVTAPFDGVVSAHLISVGELVGASSPTQLATIVALDPIYVNFSVNEQDVLRIREEARRRGMTVNDLRQLPIEVGLQTEDGYPHKGKLDYAAPTINQSTGTLAVRGVLPNSDRALLPGSFVRIRVPLDQQQNALLVPDAALGSDQAGRYVLVVNKDNVVEQRKVQAGPLDGELRVIENGLKPDDRVVIAGLLRAIPGQKVDPQLQKIEASPASAK; this is encoded by the coding sequence CTGTTCGCGCTCGTTACATTAAGTGCCTGCGAACAAAATAGTTTCGTGCCGCCGCCGCCGCCGAAGGTGGATGTCGGCGTGCCGGCGCTGCGAAGCATCACGCGTTTTCTCGAAGCCACCGGCAACACCGCTCCGATCAAGAGCGTCGATCTGGTCGCGCGGGTGCAGGGATTTCTGCAATCGATCGATTACCAGGACGGCAACTTCGTCAAGCAGGGCACCACGCTGTTCACGATCGAGCCCGAGACCTACAAGCTCAAGCTCGAACAGGCGCAGGCGGCCGAGGCCGGCGCGCAGGCGTCGCTGAAACAAGCGGAATCCGATTTCAAGCGCCAGTCCGAACTGGTCTCGCGGCAAGTCGTCTCGCAGGCCACGCTCGACACCTCGACGTCGTCCCGCGACAACGCGCAGGCCAACCTCGCGCAGGCCCAGGTCAACACCAGGATCGCGCAGGTCAATTACGGCTACACCACCGTTACGGCGCCGTTCGACGGCGTCGTCAGCGCGCATCTCATCTCGGTCGGCGAACTCGTCGGCGCGTCGTCGCCGACGCAATTGGCGACTATCGTCGCGCTCGATCCGATCTACGTGAATTTCAGCGTCAACGAACAGGACGTGCTGCGGATTCGCGAGGAAGCGCGCCGGCGGGGCATGACGGTGAACGATCTCCGGCAATTGCCGATCGAGGTCGGGCTGCAGACCGAAGACGGCTATCCGCACAAGGGCAAGCTCGATTACGCCGCGCCGACCATCAACCAGTCGACCGGTACGCTGGCGGTGCGCGGCGTGCTGCCGAATTCCGACCGGGCATTGCTGCCCGGCTCTTTCGTCCGGATTCGCGTGCCTCTCGATCAGCAGCAGAACGCATTGCTGGTGCCCGACGCGGCGCTCGGCAGCGATCAGGCCGGACGCTACGTGCTGGTGGTGAACAAGGATAATGTCGTCGAGCAGCGCAAGGTGCAGGCCGGACCGCTGGATGGTGAGCTGCGCGTGATCGAAAACGGCCTGAAGCCCGATGATCGCGTCGTCATCGCAGGGCTGTTGCGCGCGATCCCCGGCCAGAAGGTCGACCCGCAGCTGCAGAAGATCGAAGCGTCGCCGGCGTCGGCCAAATAG
- a CDS encoding cysteine rich repeat-containing protein — protein sequence MINTLKHWAVMATAMFMVVTTAFSQAPTDAQRSAIRSECRADYQAHCASVPPGGEASLQCLQKNMSSLSSGCAGAVRAVGPAAAPKAESAPAAAPKAEPAPAAAPAKPAAATAAPAAAPAAAPKAATGAPAKQPDDAQVSAIRNACRSDYQKVCAGVPTGGSAALQCLEKNKAKTSGGCQQALNAVSGGTAAPAAGVATATASPGAAPAAAAPAPALRLRPMLPREELFVLRSACSGDVRGLCGGVAPGGGRIMQCLANQAATISPACKQVLVQFAAQ from the coding sequence ATGATCAACACGTTAAAACATTGGGCAGTGATGGCAACCGCCATGTTCATGGTGGTGACGACGGCGTTTTCGCAAGCACCGACTGATGCACAACGCAGCGCCATCCGGTCCGAATGCCGCGCCGATTATCAGGCGCATTGCGCCAGCGTGCCGCCGGGCGGCGAAGCGTCGCTGCAATGTCTGCAGAAGAACATGTCGAGCCTTTCGTCGGGCTGCGCGGGCGCGGTGCGCGCGGTGGGACCTGCCGCAGCGCCGAAGGCCGAATCCGCGCCGGCCGCGGCACCCAAGGCCGAGCCCGCTCCGGCTGCTGCACCGGCGAAGCCCGCTGCAGCGACCGCGGCGCCAGCGGCGGCGCCGGCCGCTGCTCCCAAGGCGGCGACGGGCGCACCGGCGAAACAGCCTGATGATGCGCAGGTTTCCGCGATCCGCAACGCGTGCCGCTCCGATTATCAAAAGGTTTGCGCCGGGGTACCGACCGGCGGTTCTGCGGCGCTGCAATGCCTGGAGAAGAACAAGGCGAAGACGTCGGGCGGCTGCCAGCAGGCCCTCAACGCCGTCAGCGGCGGCACGGCCGCGCCTGCCGCAGGCGTCGCTACCGCAACTGCCAGTCCGGGAGCGGCGCCCGCCGCGGCTGCGCCCGCGCCGGCCTTGAGGCTGCGGCCGATGCTGCCGCGCGAGGAGTTGTTCGTGTTGAGGTCGGCTTGCAGCGGCGACGTTCGCGGGCTCTGCGGCGGCGTAGCGCCCGGCGGCGGCCGCATCATGCAATGCCTGGCGAACCAGGCCGCCACGATTTCGCCTGCCTGCAAACAGGTGCTGGTGCAGTTCGCCGCGCAATAA
- a CDS encoding IclR family transcriptional regulator: MRTKKPRPVTTSKALKGLRIDGESDATPSPRRGIQSVNIGFRVLAALAAEPESATLGVVAKRSGLSASQTHRYLASLIASGMAHQDASSGRYDLGPQAIQIGLAALARTDVFADADPAIAAFTRETGRTTLVAARGPLGPTIVRWHAGRPPVTTSLTVGSVLPLLGSATGHVFLSFMNDEEAANAIEDEKPVDKRAVDVNAIRSKVRGAMSASVDEMLIPGLRATAVPILDIQARAALVVTVIATSAFDRRHDQAVVERLMQVCRTLTEKIGGRWTTSQNSPGSAASR, translated from the coding sequence TGCGCACCAAGAAGCCTCGCCCGGTAACGACCAGCAAAGCGCTGAAGGGCCTGCGCATCGACGGAGAGTCCGATGCGACGCCGTCCCCCCGGCGCGGCATTCAGTCGGTCAATATCGGTTTCCGCGTGCTGGCCGCGCTGGCGGCCGAGCCGGAATCGGCCACGCTCGGCGTCGTGGCGAAGCGCTCGGGCCTGTCCGCTTCCCAGACCCATCGCTATCTCGCGAGCCTGATCGCCTCCGGCATGGCGCATCAGGACGCCTCATCGGGCCGCTACGACCTCGGCCCGCAGGCGATCCAGATCGGCCTTGCGGCTCTCGCGCGCACCGACGTCTTCGCGGACGCCGATCCAGCCATCGCAGCCTTCACGCGCGAGACCGGACGCACCACGCTGGTCGCAGCCCGCGGCCCGCTCGGCCCAACCATCGTGCGCTGGCACGCCGGCCGCCCGCCGGTGACGACGTCGCTGACGGTTGGATCGGTGCTGCCGCTGCTCGGATCGGCCACCGGACACGTCTTCCTCAGCTTCATGAATGACGAAGAAGCGGCCAACGCGATCGAAGATGAGAAACCGGTCGACAAGCGCGCCGTCGATGTGAACGCCATCCGCAGCAAGGTGCGGGGCGCCATGTCGGCATCCGTCGACGAGATGCTGATCCCGGGATTGCGGGCCACCGCGGTGCCGATTCTCGATATCCAGGCACGTGCCGCGCTCGTCGTCACCGTGATCGCGACGTCCGCCTTCGACCGCCGGCATGACCAGGCCGTGGTCGAAAGGCTGATGCAGGTCTGCCGCACTTTGACGGAAAAGATCGGCGGTCGCTGGACGACGAGCCAGAACTCGCCGGGTTCCGCAGCATCACGCTGA